In Micromonospora sp. WMMA1363, a genomic segment contains:
- the kynU gene encoding kynureninase, whose translation MNNEDEARRRDADEPGHRHLFHLPPADGGRYPEAAYLAGNSLGLQPRATRDELFADLDAWRRLGVEGHLEAERPWLPYHELLTAPAARLVGARPAEVVVMNSLTVNLHLLMVSFYRPAGARTRILIEDAAFPSDSYAVRSQARFHGLDPDTTVVRLRPRPGEDVLRTTDVLDLLAAEGETVALVLLGGVNYLTGELMDIPAITAAGRAAGAVVGWDLAHAAGNVPLALHDWDVDFAAWCSYKYLNSGPGALSGVFVHERHLGDPALPRFEGWWSTEAATRFEMTPVSRPPATAEAWQVSNPPIFAMGPVRTSLELFDAVGMPALRGRSVRLTGYLEKLLDEVSAARPLTVVTPRDPARRGAQLSVRIGAGSAAGLAKRLRYEHGVIADAREPDIVRFAPVPLYCTYHDCWRVADALAATVEVSA comes from the coding sequence ATGAACAACGAAGACGAGGCCCGCCGCCGCGACGCCGACGAACCCGGGCACCGACACCTGTTCCACCTCCCGCCGGCCGACGGTGGTCGTTACCCGGAGGCCGCCTATCTGGCCGGCAACTCACTCGGCCTGCAACCTCGCGCCACCCGGGACGAACTCTTCGCCGACCTCGACGCGTGGCGACGCCTCGGGGTGGAGGGGCATCTGGAGGCCGAGCGGCCGTGGCTGCCGTACCACGAGCTGTTGACGGCGCCCGCCGCGCGGCTGGTCGGCGCCCGGCCGGCAGAGGTCGTGGTGATGAACTCGCTCACCGTCAACCTGCACCTGCTGATGGTCAGTTTCTACCGACCGGCCGGTGCCCGTACCCGCATCCTCATCGAGGACGCGGCATTCCCGTCGGACAGCTACGCCGTCCGCAGCCAGGCCCGCTTCCACGGCCTCGATCCCGACACGACGGTGGTGCGGCTGAGGCCGCGCCCCGGTGAGGACGTCCTGCGTACCACCGACGTCCTCGACCTGCTCGCCGCCGAGGGCGAGACCGTCGCGCTGGTGCTGCTCGGCGGCGTCAACTACCTGACCGGCGAGTTGATGGACATCCCGGCGATCACGGCGGCCGGCCGGGCCGCCGGCGCCGTGGTCGGGTGGGATCTGGCGCATGCCGCCGGCAACGTGCCGCTCGCGCTCCACGACTGGGACGTCGACTTCGCGGCCTGGTGCTCGTACAAGTATCTGAACTCCGGGCCGGGAGCCCTGTCCGGCGTCTTCGTGCACGAGCGCCACCTCGGCGATCCGGCCCTGCCCCGCTTCGAGGGCTGGTGGAGCACCGAGGCGGCGACGCGATTCGAGATGACGCCGGTCTCCCGGCCGCCGGCGACGGCGGAGGCCTGGCAGGTCTCCAACCCGCCGATCTTCGCCATGGGGCCGGTGCGCACCTCGCTGGAGCTGTTCGACGCGGTCGGCATGCCGGCGCTGCGGGGGCGCAGTGTCCGGCTCACCGGCTACCTGGAGAAACTGCTCGACGAGGTGAGCGCCGCCCGCCCACTGACCGTCGTCACCCCGCGCGACCCGGCCCGACGCGGCGCCCAGCTCTCGGTGCGGATCGGCGCCGGCAGCGCCGCCGGGCTGGCCAAGCGTCTGCGGTACGAGCACGGGGTGATCGCCGACGCCCGGGAGCCGGACATCGTCCGGTTCGCTCCGGTGCCGCTCTACTGCACGTACCACGACTGCTGGCGGGTGGCCGACGCGCTGGCCGCGACGGTGGAGGTGTCCGCGTGA
- a CDS encoding tryptophan 2,3-dioxygenase family protein: MERTDLRAATRAAVRPVTPRQRVARAARNGGEPTLEFAGRVPYDSYVQASTLHRLQAPLSDDPGEMSFLVVSQIMELYFGLTCHELRETQRLLRADRVWDALAPLRRAALHLEGLNAAWKGLRWMTPADFNRFRNLLGEGSGFQSAMYRQLEFLLGLRDETLLRPFHRQTEVYADLRATLAAPSVWDDVVALLARHGHDLPADLLERDVVAEHEPHPAVEAAWVCVYADAAPENHLRLLGEALTEVAEQFGDWRHHHLKAVQRTMGAKVGSGGSAGLAWLQRSMARVVFPELWSARTAM, from the coding sequence GTGGAACGGACGGACCTGCGGGCGGCCACCCGGGCGGCGGTACGGCCGGTCACCCCGCGACAGCGGGTCGCCCGTGCCGCCCGTAACGGCGGCGAACCGACCCTGGAGTTCGCCGGTCGGGTCCCGTACGACTCGTACGTGCAGGCCAGCACTCTGCACCGGTTGCAGGCGCCGCTCAGCGACGACCCGGGTGAGATGTCCTTCCTGGTGGTCAGCCAGATCATGGAGCTGTACTTCGGGTTGACCTGCCACGAGCTGCGCGAGACCCAGCGCCTGCTGCGCGCCGACCGGGTCTGGGACGCGCTGGCCCCGCTACGCCGCGCCGCCCTGCACCTGGAGGGCCTGAACGCGGCCTGGAAGGGGCTGCGCTGGATGACGCCGGCCGACTTCAACCGGTTCCGTAACCTGCTCGGCGAGGGCTCCGGTTTCCAGTCTGCGATGTACCGCCAGCTGGAGTTCCTGCTCGGGCTCCGGGACGAGACGCTACTGCGGCCGTTCCACCGGCAGACCGAGGTGTACGCGGACCTGCGTGCCACCCTGGCCGCCCCGAGCGTCTGGGACGACGTGGTCGCCCTGCTCGCCCGGCACGGCCACGACCTTCCCGCCGACCTGCTCGAGCGCGATGTCGTGGCGGAGCACGAGCCGCACCCGGCGGTGGAGGCCGCGTGGGTGTGCGTCTACGCCGACGCCGCCCCGGAGAACCACCTGCGCCTGCTCGGCGAGGCGCTGACCGAGGTGGCCGAGCAGTTCGGCGACTGGCGGCACCACCACCTCAAGGCGGTCCAGCGGACAATGGGTGCCAAGGTCGGCAGCGGTGGTTCCGCCGGACTGGCGTGGCTGCAGCGCAGCATGGCTCGGGTGGTCTTCCCGGAGCTGTGGTCTGCCCGGACGGCGATGTGA
- a CDS encoding YbjN domain-containing protein yields MPWWSWRPGPANGGGEPDSRSGITVEGTVRVGLPTPRQPGEDCPGSDRPPVVDMPATVEPVTLGRVCDALDLLDVRYLADGDGNLLAMWERHAVLVTLEGPEDEILVMRARPHATVPPDWEDRAYRVVNEWNHTRRFCKAYIGDPTERGQLPIYAELQVPFGAGAHDALLVEMIDCGAAVATSFVDWLHDEGALL; encoded by the coding sequence ATGCCGTGGTGGTCATGGCGCCCCGGTCCCGCCAACGGCGGCGGTGAGCCGGACAGTCGTAGCGGGATCACAGTGGAGGGCACCGTCCGGGTCGGACTGCCGACCCCCCGTCAGCCGGGCGAGGACTGCCCGGGTTCCGATCGTCCCCCCGTCGTGGACATGCCGGCCACCGTCGAGCCGGTCACGCTGGGCCGGGTCTGCGACGCGCTCGACCTGCTCGATGTGCGCTATCTGGCCGACGGCGACGGGAACCTGCTGGCTATGTGGGAGCGGCACGCCGTCCTGGTGACGCTCGAGGGCCCGGAGGACGAGATCCTGGTGATGCGGGCACGTCCGCACGCGACCGTCCCGCCGGACTGGGAGGACCGGGCGTATCGCGTCGTCAACGAGTGGAACCACACCCGCCGGTTCTGCAAGGCGTACATCGGCGACCCGACGGAGCGTGGCCAGCTCCCGATCTACGCGGAGCTACAGGTGCCGTTCGGCGCCGGGGCGCACGACGCGCTCCTGGTCGAGATGATCGACTGCGGGGCCGCGGTGGCCACCAGCTTCGTCGACTGGCTGCACGACGAAGGCGCCCTGCTCTGA
- a CDS encoding mechanosensitive ion channel family protein, which yields MNAVSLTSLLLPAAEPDPGPSANCLDDPFCETVYELTRSAWFAEGSYWILLKPLRIALIVLLAVLARWLVHRTIRRLVRTTTDAGVPTMLRPLRERIPTAAAQPGEFVPERRRQRAEAIGSVLRSLSTAFIFGIALLMVLKEFSFDLAPLLASAGIVGVALGFGAQSLVKDLITGMFMLVEDQYGVGDNVDLGEATGVVESVGLRVTTVRDLRGVLWYIRNGEIIRVGNKSQGWALVVVDLPIGFASTEEAMAVLRTAAASLALDPELTKEIVEAPRVLGVEQITVEGAVVRTVVKTTSDAQWSIARELRRRLAEALENSGITAQIVAARFHPVLAHRASGETEVGGTT from the coding sequence GTGAACGCTGTCAGCCTGACGTCACTCCTCCTGCCCGCCGCCGAGCCGGATCCAGGCCCGTCGGCGAACTGCCTCGACGATCCGTTCTGCGAGACCGTGTACGAGCTGACCCGCTCGGCGTGGTTCGCGGAGGGGAGCTACTGGATCCTGCTCAAGCCCCTGCGGATCGCCCTGATCGTGTTGCTGGCCGTGCTGGCGCGGTGGCTGGTGCACCGGACGATCAGGCGGCTGGTCCGGACGACCACCGACGCCGGCGTTCCCACCATGCTGCGGCCACTGCGCGAGCGGATCCCCACCGCGGCCGCCCAGCCGGGTGAGTTCGTGCCGGAGCGGCGGCGGCAACGGGCCGAGGCGATCGGGTCGGTGCTCCGCAGCCTCAGCACCGCGTTCATCTTCGGTATCGCGCTGCTGATGGTGCTCAAGGAGTTCAGCTTCGACCTGGCTCCGCTGCTCGCCAGCGCCGGCATCGTGGGCGTGGCGCTCGGCTTCGGCGCGCAGAGCCTGGTAAAGGATTTGATCACCGGCATGTTCATGCTGGTCGAAGACCAGTACGGCGTCGGTGACAACGTCGACCTTGGTGAGGCGACCGGCGTGGTCGAGTCGGTCGGGTTGCGGGTGACGACGGTCCGCGATCTACGGGGGGTGCTCTGGTACATCCGCAACGGCGAGATCATCCGGGTCGGCAACAAGAGTCAGGGCTGGGCGCTGGTGGTGGTCGACCTGCCGATCGGCTTCGCCAGCACCGAGGAGGCGATGGCCGTGCTGCGGACCGCGGCCGCCTCGCTCGCGCTCGACCCGGAGCTGACGAAGGAAATCGTCGAGGCGCCCCGGGTGCTCGGCGTCGAGCAGATCACCGTCGAGGGCGCGGTGGTCCGGACCGTGGTCAAGACGACCTCGGACGCGCAGTGGTCGATCGCCCGGGAGCTACGCCGCCGGCTGGCCGAGGCGCTGGAGAACTCGGGGATCACCGCCCAGATCGTCGCCGCCCGCTTCCACCCGGTCCTGGCACACCGGGCTTCTGGTGAGACCGAGGTCGGTGGCACCACCTGA
- a CDS encoding thioesterase family protein, with amino-acid sequence MADRFVYHCTLRWSDLDAYGHVNNSRFLTLYEEARVALMFAGGRAWGVGSFADGVVIRRHEIDYLRPVDYALGRATAEAAPTVRIEMWVAEIRAASFTIAYEMYDGDRLVSQARSVLVPFDLNRQLPRRLSPEEHTFLRTYAPPGGSV; translated from the coding sequence GTGGCTGACCGGTTCGTCTACCACTGCACCCTGCGCTGGTCCGACCTGGACGCGTACGGTCACGTCAACAACTCGCGTTTCCTCACGCTGTATGAGGAGGCGCGGGTGGCGTTGATGTTCGCCGGCGGCCGGGCGTGGGGGGTGGGCTCGTTCGCCGACGGCGTGGTAATCCGCCGGCATGAGATCGACTACCTGCGGCCGGTCGACTACGCGCTCGGCCGGGCCACCGCCGAGGCGGCCCCGACGGTACGGATCGAGATGTGGGTGGCGGAGATCCGGGCCGCGTCCTTCACCATCGCCTACGAGATGTACGACGGCGACCGGCTGGTGAGCCAGGCCCGTTCGGTGTTGGTGCCGTTCGACCTGAACCGGCAACTGCCCCGGCGGCTGTCCCCGGAGGAGCACACGTTTCTCCGCACCTACGCGCCGCCGGGCGGTTCGGTGTGA
- a CDS encoding Lrp/AsnC family transcriptional regulator, whose translation MDEMDWALLRELQADARLSYSELSRRVHLSPPAVADRVRRLEESGVITGYHAHVDLGRAGRSVVALIRMSCYGSRCILHDPEVADWPEILEIHRITGDACSVLRVAVGSIGDFEAVIDRLAPYGQPSSTMVLSTPLDWHPVTPLPPSTHG comes from the coding sequence GTGGACGAGATGGACTGGGCTCTGCTGCGGGAGTTGCAGGCTGACGCTCGGCTGTCGTACAGCGAACTGTCCCGGCGGGTGCACCTGTCCCCGCCGGCCGTCGCCGACCGCGTACGGCGGCTGGAGGAGTCGGGCGTCATCACCGGGTACCACGCGCACGTCGACCTGGGCCGGGCCGGGCGGAGCGTGGTCGCGTTGATCCGGATGTCCTGCTACGGGTCCCGATGCATTCTGCATGACCCGGAGGTGGCTGACTGGCCGGAGATCCTGGAGATCCACCGGATCACCGGGGACGCGTGCAGCGTGCTGAGGGTCGCGGTCGGGTCGATCGGCGACTTCGAGGCGGTCATCGACCGGCTCGCCCCGTACGGCCAGCCGTCCAGCACGATGGTCCTCTCCACCCCGCTCGACTGGCATCCGGTCACCCCGCTGCCCCCGTCCACGCACGGGTGA
- a CDS encoding class F sortase produces MTKAHRHSRSGPGRAATRWAVRSSARLARATARRLRRVAGQTVAASLATTDPTDGPLPARPPRRRWTATGRRPAPSRNPGVPVLVIGTLMVLIIAMLAVERVTGTSVLPDRFTAGLRPPPKEFPVLPASRPVAIQIDTIDVAAPVHTVGLASDGTIAAPDAARAEEAGWYDQGPTPGQYGPAVIVGHVDTSTGPAIFHGLRSLRAGDRVEVARSDGTVAVFEVNSVERFDKQRFPADQVFGDFSRPNLRLVTCGGRWVGGETGYADNVVVFASLVRAHGG; encoded by the coding sequence ATGACCAAAGCGCACAGGCACAGCCGATCGGGACCGGGGCGGGCGGCCACCCGGTGGGCGGTACGGTCCTCCGCCCGGCTGGCCCGTGCGACCGCCCGGCGGCTGCGGCGGGTCGCCGGGCAGACCGTCGCCGCCAGCCTCGCCACCACCGATCCGACGGACGGGCCGCTGCCCGCGCGCCCCCCGCGCCGGCGGTGGACGGCCACCGGCCGGCGGCCGGCACCGTCCCGGAATCCGGGGGTCCCGGTCCTGGTGATCGGGACGCTGATGGTGCTCATCATCGCCATGCTGGCGGTGGAGCGGGTGACCGGGACGAGTGTTCTGCCGGACCGGTTCACCGCCGGGCTGCGGCCACCACCGAAGGAGTTCCCGGTGCTGCCGGCGAGCCGGCCGGTTGCCATCCAGATCGACACCATCGACGTGGCTGCACCGGTGCACACCGTGGGACTCGCGTCCGACGGCACGATCGCGGCCCCGGACGCCGCCCGCGCCGAGGAGGCCGGCTGGTACGACCAGGGTCCGACCCCCGGGCAGTACGGTCCCGCCGTCATCGTCGGCCACGTCGACACCAGCACCGGGCCGGCCATCTTCCACGGGCTGCGCAGCCTCCGGGCCGGCGACCGGGTCGAGGTGGCCCGTTCCGACGGCACGGTGGCCGTCTTCGAGGTCAACTCGGTGGAACGGTTCGACAAGCAGCGGTTCCCGGCCGACCAGGTCTTCGGTGACTTCAGCCGCCCCAACCTGCGGCTGGTCACCTGCGGAGGCCGCTGGGTCGGTGGCGAGACCGGTTACGCCGACAACGTGGTGGTGTTCGCGTCCCTGGTGCGGGCGCACGGCGGGTGA
- the ettA gene encoding energy-dependent translational throttle protein EttA has protein sequence MAQFIYVLDKARKAHGDKVVLDNVTLNFLPGAKIGVVGPNGAGKSSLLKIMAGWDQPSNGEARLMPGYTVGMLAQEPPLNDAKTVLGNIEEAVAETKAKLERFNKIAEQMATDYSDELMEEMGRLQEELDNADAWDIDSKLELAMDALRCPSPDVDVTKLSGGERRRVALCKLLLEAPDLLLLDEPTNHLDAESVQWLEQHLAKYAGTVLAITHDRYFLDNVAGWILELDRGRAIGYEGNYSTYLEKKAARLSVEGRRDAKMKKRLAEELDWVRSNAKARQTKSKARLDRYDEMAAEAEKTRKLDFEEIQIPPGPRLGSTVIEVQNLTKAFGARVLIDELSFSLPRNGIVGVIGPNGVGKTTLFKTIVGLEEPTTGAVKVGETVSLSYVDQTRAGLASDKTVWEVVSDGLDHLMVGKVEMPSRAYIAAFGFKGPDQQKPTKVLSGGERNRLNLALTLKIGGNVILLDEPTNDLDVETLSSLENALLEFPGCAVVISHDRMFLDRVATHILAWEGDDQNPAKWFWFEGNFEAYEKNKVDRLGAEAARPHRVTYRKLTRD, from the coding sequence GTGGCCCAGTTCATCTACGTCCTGGACAAGGCGCGCAAGGCGCACGGCGACAAGGTCGTGCTCGACAACGTGACCCTGAACTTCCTGCCGGGCGCCAAGATCGGTGTGGTCGGCCCGAACGGGGCCGGTAAGTCCAGCCTACTCAAGATCATGGCGGGCTGGGACCAGCCGAGCAACGGCGAGGCTCGGCTGATGCCCGGTTACACCGTCGGCATGCTGGCCCAGGAGCCGCCGCTCAACGACGCCAAGACCGTCCTCGGCAACATCGAGGAGGCGGTCGCCGAGACCAAGGCGAAGCTGGAGCGGTTCAACAAGATCGCCGAGCAGATGGCGACGGACTACTCCGACGAGTTGATGGAGGAGATGGGCCGGCTCCAGGAGGAGCTGGACAACGCCGACGCGTGGGACATCGACTCCAAGCTCGAGCTGGCCATGGACGCGCTGCGCTGCCCGTCGCCCGACGTCGACGTCACCAAGCTGTCCGGCGGTGAGCGCCGCCGGGTGGCGCTGTGCAAGTTGTTGCTGGAGGCGCCCGATCTGCTGCTGCTCGACGAGCCCACCAACCACCTGGACGCGGAGAGCGTGCAGTGGCTGGAGCAGCACCTGGCCAAGTACGCCGGCACCGTCCTGGCGATCACCCACGACCGGTACTTCCTCGACAATGTGGCCGGCTGGATCCTGGAGCTGGACCGCGGTCGGGCCATCGGTTACGAGGGCAACTACTCCACGTACCTGGAGAAGAAGGCCGCCCGGCTCTCCGTCGAGGGGCGCCGTGACGCCAAGATGAAGAAGCGGCTCGCCGAGGAGCTGGACTGGGTCCGCTCCAACGCCAAGGCCCGCCAGACCAAGTCCAAGGCCCGGCTCGACCGGTACGACGAGATGGCCGCCGAGGCGGAGAAGACCCGGAAGCTGGACTTCGAGGAGATCCAGATCCCGCCGGGCCCGCGCCTGGGCAGCACCGTCATCGAGGTGCAGAACCTCACCAAGGCGTTCGGTGCCCGGGTGCTGATCGACGAGCTGAGCTTCTCGCTGCCGCGTAACGGCATCGTCGGCGTGATCGGCCCCAACGGCGTCGGTAAGACCACCCTGTTCAAGACCATCGTCGGGCTGGAGGAGCCGACCACCGGCGCGGTCAAGGTCGGTGAGACCGTCTCGCTGTCCTACGTCGACCAGACCCGTGCGGGCCTGGCCAGCGACAAGACTGTCTGGGAGGTCGTCTCCGACGGGCTGGACCACCTCATGGTGGGCAAGGTCGAGATGCCGTCGCGGGCGTACATCGCCGCGTTCGGCTTCAAGGGGCCGGATCAGCAGAAGCCGACCAAGGTTCTCTCCGGCGGCGAGCGTAACCGGCTCAACCTCGCGTTGACGCTCAAGATCGGCGGCAACGTGATCCTGCTCGACGAACCGACCAACGACCTGGACGTGGAGACCCTCTCCAGCCTGGAGAACGCGCTGTTGGAGTTTCCCGGCTGTGCCGTGGTCATCTCGCACGACCGGATGTTCCTCGACCGGGTCGCCACGCACATCCTGGCCTGGGAGGGCGACGACCAGAACCCGGCGAAGTGGTTCTGGTTCGAGGGGAACTTCGAGGCGTACGAGAAGAACAAGGTCGACCGGCTCGGCGCGGAGGCAGCCCGGCCGCACCGGGTGACCTACCGCAAGCTGACCCGCGACTGA
- a CDS encoding HNH endonuclease has product MPDIRPTVGSGALVLNATYEPLCVVSVRRAAILVLSAKAICVADGDGILHSARDSLPVPSVVRLTRFVRVPFRTHVGLSRRAIFARDGWRCAYCRGPAETIDHVFPRSRGGRHAWENVVAACARCNHTKGDKTPAELGWRLHAIPTAPRGTAWRVLGHRAPDPRWADWLDLREPEAA; this is encoded by the coding sequence ATGCCTGACATACGACCCACGGTGGGCTCTGGCGCGCTTGTCCTCAACGCCACGTACGAGCCACTGTGTGTCGTATCCGTCCGTCGTGCCGCCATCCTTGTGCTCTCCGCCAAGGCGATCTGCGTCGCCGACGGCGACGGGATCCTGCACAGCGCGCGCGACTCGTTGCCGGTGCCGTCGGTTGTCCGGCTCACCCGCTTCGTCCGTGTGCCGTTTCGTACTCACGTCGGCCTCTCCCGGCGGGCGATCTTCGCGCGGGACGGCTGGCGGTGCGCTTACTGCCGGGGCCCGGCCGAGACCATCGACCACGTGTTCCCCCGCAGTCGAGGCGGCCGGCACGCCTGGGAGAACGTCGTGGCGGCGTGCGCCCGGTGCAACCACACCAAAGGCGACAAGACCCCGGCCGAGCTGGGCTGGCGGCTGCACGCCATACCGACCGCCCCGCGGGGCACCGCGTGGCGCGTGCTCGGCCACCGCGCACCCGACCCCCGGTGGGCCGACTGGCTCGACCTCCGCGAGCCCGAGGCCGCCTGA
- a CDS encoding trehalose-6-phosphate synthase, with product MTVRSSFVVVANRLPVDEVSTPEGRQWRRSPGGLVTALHPVLAEHQGTWVGWAGGTGAAPEPFDLEGIRLHPVPLSAAELERYYEGQSNATIWPLYHDAVETPAYKRRWREVYRLVNARFAEAAADVAAEGATVWVQDYQLQLVPAMLRELRPDLRIGFFLHIPFPPIELFMQMPFRTEVLRGLLGADLVGFQQRLAAQNFVRLARHLLGLRYEGQMIQVDGRQVKAGAFPISIDTKEMERLAADPAIQARAKEIRAELGNPKTIILGVDRLDYTKGIELRLKAFRELLADGKLTVPDAVMVQVATPSRERVEHYQALRVKVEREVGRINGEFGRVGVPAVHYLHQSYSRTELAAMYAAADVMMVTPLRDGMNLVAKEYVASRADQGGALVLSEFAGAATELRQAFLCNPHDPDAVKDALLRAVHVEKPEARRRMRTMQRHLRAHDVGQWAKSFLTELGVPDADAS from the coding sequence GTGACCGTCCGTAGCTCCTTTGTCGTAGTGGCCAACCGACTGCCCGTCGACGAGGTGAGCACACCCGAGGGACGCCAGTGGCGACGCAGCCCGGGCGGGCTGGTCACCGCGCTGCATCCCGTCCTCGCCGAACATCAGGGCACCTGGGTGGGCTGGGCCGGCGGCACCGGCGCCGCTCCCGAGCCGTTCGACCTGGAGGGCATCCGGCTGCACCCGGTGCCGCTGAGCGCGGCGGAGCTGGAACGCTACTACGAGGGGCAGTCGAACGCGACGATCTGGCCGCTCTACCACGATGCGGTCGAGACGCCGGCCTACAAGCGCCGGTGGCGCGAGGTGTACCGCCTGGTCAACGCCCGGTTCGCGGAGGCCGCGGCGGACGTCGCGGCGGAGGGCGCGACCGTCTGGGTTCAGGACTACCAGCTCCAACTGGTCCCGGCGATGCTCCGCGAACTGCGACCCGACCTGCGTATCGGCTTCTTTCTGCACATCCCGTTCCCGCCGATCGAGCTGTTCATGCAGATGCCGTTCCGCACCGAGGTGCTGCGCGGGCTGCTCGGCGCGGATCTGGTGGGCTTCCAGCAGCGGCTGGCGGCGCAGAACTTCGTCCGGCTGGCCCGGCACCTGCTCGGGCTCCGGTACGAGGGGCAGATGATCCAGGTCGACGGCCGCCAGGTGAAGGCGGGCGCCTTTCCCATCTCGATCGACACGAAGGAGATGGAACGGCTCGCCGCCGACCCGGCGATTCAGGCGCGGGCGAAGGAGATCCGCGCGGAGCTGGGGAACCCGAAGACGATCATCCTGGGCGTGGACCGACTCGACTACACCAAGGGCATCGAGTTGCGACTCAAGGCGTTCCGCGAGCTACTGGCTGACGGAAAGCTGACAGTACCGGACGCGGTTATGGTGCAGGTGGCGACGCCGAGCCGCGAGCGCGTGGAGCACTACCAGGCACTTCGCGTCAAGGTCGAGCGCGAGGTTGGTCGGATTAATGGCGAATTTGGCAGGGTCGGCGTCCCGGCGGTGCATTATCTGCATCAGTCGTACAGTCGCACTGAGCTGGCCGCGATGTACGCCGCCGCCGACGTGATGATGGTGACCCCGCTGCGAGACGGAATGAATCTGGTGGCCAAGGAGTACGTCGCATCGCGTGCCGACCAGGGCGGCGCGCTCGTGCTCAGTGAGTTCGCCGGCGCCGCCACCGAGCTGCGCCAGGCGTTCCTGTGCAACCCGCACGACCCGGACGCGGTCAAGGATGCCCTGCTGCGGGCCGTGCACGTGGAGAAGCCGGAGGCCCGTCGACGCATGCGGACAATGCAACGCCATCTGCGCGCCCACGACGTGGGGCAGTGGGCGAAGTCGTTCCTCACCGAGCTCGGCGTGCCCGATGCGGACGCCTCGTGA
- a CDS encoding globin — MNPAGESGRPGESISFFEAVGGEPTFRRLVDEFYAGVATDPLLRPMYPEEDLGPAADRLTLFLMQYWGGPNTYSAQRGHPRLRMRHAPFRIGADERDAWLRHMRHAVDRLDLPPGLATALWDYLERAALFMVNTMEDPAPPA, encoded by the coding sequence GTGAATCCCGCAGGTGAGTCAGGCCGTCCCGGCGAGTCGATCAGCTTCTTCGAGGCGGTCGGCGGGGAGCCGACGTTCCGCAGGCTGGTGGACGAGTTCTACGCGGGCGTGGCGACCGACCCGCTGCTGCGCCCGATGTACCCGGAGGAGGACCTGGGGCCGGCGGCGGACCGGCTGACCCTCTTCCTGATGCAGTACTGGGGTGGCCCGAACACGTACTCCGCGCAGCGGGGCCATCCCCGCCTACGGATGCGGCACGCACCGTTTCGGATCGGTGCCGACGAGCGGGACGCATGGCTGCGACACATGCGGCACGCCGTGGACCGACTGGACCTGCCGCCTGGCCTGGCCACCGCGCTCTGGGACTACCTGGAACGGGCCGCCCTGTTCATGGTGAACACGATGGAGGACCCGGCACCGCCGGCGTGA